Part of the Porites lutea chromosome 14, jaPorLute2.1, whole genome shotgun sequence genome, TTAATTAAGGGATATTCTGATGtttgatattttaaaagtgaaccTACTTTTGGAATAACTTTGAGATAGTCCCCTTGATCTATTGTGGTTTTCACTACGCAATTACATGCGGAAATATCGCGCAAAAAAAGTGTTGTACACATTAAGATTATTCCGAAAGCTAATTAAGTTTTTGCTCGTTTATTCGATCAGTCCTAATTAACTTCCAGCGAAAATAAGGTATTTTAAGCAGGAGGTTAATACTTAAATATCAATGATTAAGGAAACCTTACCATAGCTCTTATCACCTTTCCACCGATTGTCACAGTCACTGCAATGTAGTGAGAGCAGAACATTGATGTCGGATTATTCCTCGTgaaagaagaaagcaaagacgtttttccGACTCCTCCGTCACCAACTACAACTATCTTGTACAGGTAATCATATTGATCTTTTTTACCCTTGGCCATGACGATAGAATGAGAAAGATTTCCGCACACAGCAATAAGGTCAGTGAACTAAATGGATGATGCGGAAATTCTTTAGATCTTTGCCACTACTAACGCGAGTTCTCATTGGCTATCAGCGAGTAGTATTGATTTAGTTTCCATCTACTGTAATGGCTGACGAGGGAACAGGACGTTTGGCGGGCGCGTTTTAAGGTTTGTAACTGTTGTAGGGATTGTTGATAGTCAATATTGCAGCAGGAATTCCTTAACTACAGCCTAACAATGTATGAAACAACAGTGATGTTGGCAAGTAAAGTAAAAGAAACTACTTTTCCAGtggtgtttttaaattcattcctCTGCCTCAGGCCAAACTTACTATCACATTATATCGTTTACTTTAGCAGCTTTTGTTCTTCACTACGCTGCCAATTAGCTACTTACACAAGACCTAAGCAGATAGATACTCCCAGTGCATTTTTACCACGATACATGTAACATATTTACATTAAACAGCTGTGGATACTCTGAATAATAAAGTTTCCATCCAAAACAGCAGACTTTGTTTCATAAAGGAGCCTGCACAGATATGATCTGAAACAACTTAATCCACGAAACTATAAAAGGGGAGTAATGTAATCAAAGCTGGGAAGATCTAGGCTAGCACCTAACATCGCATGAGAGTCAAGACGTAATTCCGTCAGTCAGTTCCAGGCTCAAAGATAGCAGGGAAATTGCGCACAAACCGCGTGGGGGCTGAGGAGAGACGCTTTGCCGTTTTTTGCTCTCTTGGCTTTTCGCTGCTTGACCGCTTTTTTTCGCTTATCACTAACCGAGACTGAAGAGCTTGACATAGGATACCTCTTCCCTTTAGTGTTGAAGCCTTTAGAGGCTATAATTACATAGTTATTTCTTGTATATGTGCAGTGattatgttatttttacacctggtaaattaataatattaatgtacAAAAGGCGACTTCCACACCTTTTGCGTACAACTTCAttctcttatttttatttttaaatgggTAACGAAATTAAATTTGATTCAAATAACAGATTAATATTCCCATTATTGCCCTGAAGCTAGCAGTAGTCCTCAAATGCTACTTATATAATAATTAATCTCTTTTTTGTTAACAGTGGATAATCAGACTTTTGATTTCAGGATCATTGCGAGAATGAGGCAAAtaatagcctgagtatcaggccttccttagGGGtgaggggagaggagatttcaCAGGGGGAGGGAGGACATGCAAGAGATAAGAGAGGTTACTCTCCCTTCACTGTCTCTTCTTTTAGCTTCTCTCATCTCCTTTGATTTCCCTCAGAAatgcctgatactcaggcttgGCAAATTAAGGCCCTTGAAATTGGATGAAAGTGAAAGACGTGTTGAAAATTTTTACATAATATTTCTTTAGTAAGAATCATCATTTCCTCCAGGatttatttatttgacaaaCTGAGTCAACAACCacaaaaatttggttttgtCACTAATTATGTGGATTAATTAATAAGTCATTTTATATTAATTCAGGAAATATTAATAGCCCTTGATGAATATAATTCATTGCTCTGACCAAAGGCTGACACTCAAATCTCAGGTTTTGAATCTTTTAACAGCAGTAAATTTCCCAGTAACTTAAAAATTCAGTGGAAAAAAACCCTGTGTTTTACTCCCTCACCACTGCACCaccagtttcttttaaaactaaTCTCTTCATTCATGTGACACCAATCAGTTGGCTCCATTAGCTGATAACAAGAAAGAGCTTTTAACACAACAGACAACTCATCATTAAAAAATACTCAGTTGAGCTGATAGTTTGCATAGAAAACTGTAAATGCTTCCAGTTCCAAGATTCATGGATAACTTTTGCAAGTTTAGAAGAAACTCTATGGGGTGACTATTCAACAACAACCCTTTTGgaagcagtttttcaaaataacttttGGAAGTTTTAAAGAATCTCAAATTATTGACACTTCTGCATCTTATCCTCTCAAGCTAAAATTAAAGATAGCAATTCTGAAAGTTATCAAAAACAATTTATACCCACTGCAATATACGCTACATAGATATTTTCATAAAGTTTCTCTGAAATAAATGTTAATTAACTAGTTATATATAAACTCTTACAAAACACTGCAGGCACAGCTCCTTTCTTCCTTTGATGCTTCATTAACTTCCACAACTTTCCCTTTCCCCTCAGTTATGCCATTATCCTTTCCCGGCATATCAAGTTCCTTGCGCAATTTTGCTAGCTGTACTTCATGTACTTTTTTAATAGTCTGAGTAAATGCTTCTTCAACATTAGTGGCATCAAGTGCTGAAGCCTCTATAAAACACAATCCTGAGTCGCTTGCATACTTCTTGCCTTCATCAACTGGAACAGCCCGTAGATGTCTCAGATCACATTTATTTCCAACAAGCATGATTACGATGGAAGATTCAGCATGCTCTCTGACCTCTTGCAACCATCTTGCAacattttcaaatgttttttgtttggaCAAATCATAGACAAGAACAGCACCTACAGCTCCTCTGTAATATGCACTTGTAATTGCACGGTAACGCTCTTGCCCAGCAGTATCCCATACctttaaataaatatcaataTTTAATTTGATTATCACCCATTTTCGTTGCATTCACTGGGAGGGGGCCATgggccaggggggggggggtactgtaAGAAtatttgggtggggatgtgccactaGGACCCCGGAACCCATAGCCTATACCAGACCTAGTTCAGCTCAACTTCGCTATCCTGTACGAAACAATTCTCACAATCCCTCTCCATCATAGAGTCActtttttccagaaactactgaggtcaacACTTTCTATGTTATCAAACTGAGTTGTGGGCAAATTTAAATTTGCCAACTTCTTTGTATTGAGAGACAATTTCCAGTTTCCCTAGTCTAAACTGAAATCTTAAACCTATCTATCAGTTTCCAAGAAAATGATACCCCACTCTAGACCCAAAATCTCTGACTTCTATACCCTTCCCCACAGTAAActgcctgaaaaccatacccttcacatcTGCTCATACCCTATATAATACTATTAATAGCCCATTTATGGcggtacccccctccccccaccgaGACTATAGGGGCctatcaaaaacaacaaaacccACTGAAATAAGACAGTGTAGGAGCCCACTAATACATTAACTTCAACAATCAAAAAGGATCATTCAAACTTCCACCCGAGTTTTCCAAAAAACTCCCCGAAGTCTTCGGATGAAACTTAGCGTAAACTGTGGCAAATTATTTCACCAGTTACACAACATACCGGCAACGAAATATTACACGAAAATGAAACACCAGAAATAGAAATAAGGCCACTGTTTGTATACACTACATTCCGCTCATTATTTGGTAAATTGTTGATATAACGTCGATTTGTAGACAGTGATGTCACCTTTAAATGAACTCAGCTGATATCTTTTCACTCACCAAAACTGTACTTAAAAACCTTAAACGGGAAGcagaaaaacaattttctatTCAAATCGAAACCTACTTCCAAGAGTATTGCCTGGCCTAGCAAAGAATCATTTAAGCTTATAAAAGCTCGCGAATGTTTTTCAACGGAATTATTTTGAATCGAAACGCAATGTGTGTAAAATAAAGTACACTAAGTTCACTACACGCATGATTTAAGACTCAAAATGTTTACCGCTCTTAAGAGGAGCTAAACAaagctacaagaaaataaaactgcATCTtacaaaaacgcaaaaaataacGCAAGAGAAACCTCACCTGAGCTTTGATAACTTTCTCATCAACAGTTATGCTTCTAGTGGCAAATTCAACCCCAATGGTTGACTTCGATTCGAGGTCAAATTCATTCCTCGTGAAACGGGAAAGCAGAGAAGATTTTCCAACACCAGAATCACCAATCAAAACTATCTTGTATAGATAATCGTAATGGTCGTATCTACTTCCAGCCATAGTCTTAAAAACCAGCGAGATCGAAGAGTTTTCTGTGCAAAGCACTGTGAGTTCTGGAACGTCTATAACTATGCAAGATGTATCACGTGACCATAATTAAAATAACTGCACGTTCAAGCGCGCGTGGCTTCACGCGCTGATGTTTGTGACTTCTTTCCCTTCTTTTTAACAGCagatgtttttttaattttactattTGTCgttcacaatttttttataaTGGGGGCTAAAATTCTCACAAAGTAAATAGAGAAAGCATGATACTTTTAATAAAAGGTGTAAACTTTGACTGCTTGACTCTCACCAGTTCTGCTCTTCTGAAGGCATGCATTGCTTAACTTGAATATTGTATGTCTTTTTTCAACGGATTGGAGAGGCTATT contains:
- the LOC140924579 gene encoding ras-related protein Rab-11A-like, with amino-acid sequence MAGSRYDHYDYLYKIVLIGDSGVGKSSLLSRFTRNEFDLESKSTIGVEFATRSITVDEKVIKAQVWDTAGQERYRAITSAYYRGAVGAVLVYDLSKQKTFENVARWLQEVREHAESSIVIMLVGNKCDLRHLRAVPVDEGKKYASDSGLCFIEASALDATNVEEAFTQTIKKVHEVQLAKLRKELDMPGKDNGITEGKGKVVEVNEASKEERSCACSVL